TACACAAATAACTAGATTGTGAGCCTTTATTAGAACCAAGCATGTTGCAGGAATACTCATGATGAAATTGCAGTTTGCTTCAGTGAAAGTCAATTTGTATTAAAATGCAGTAACATAAGCTAAATACTGTAATACAGCAATAGTTTTGTAACTGCTGGTTGGTACAGAAACAGTGGAACATACAGTACTGACATGAAAGTAGTAGTGTTATATTTCTTAAGGAAATATTTAGCTGGAGTAAATTACACACTTCTAGTCTGAATGTAACACTCTCATCTAAATTGCTGAGCCACTGTATATGCTATAATGTTTTCAGTTGTATATTTAAGACCATTTCATTATTCTCATAAAATTTTCTTATGCCCAGACTTTTTATTGGTGCAGCTGATGGTATTTTACTTATTTCTGTCTTAGCTATTTCTTCTGTAATTCGTGTTTTTCTTTTAGATACTCCAAAATTTCCTGAATGCTCAAAttccaaaacaaaaattatgcaGAAAAGTGTGAACTTTATCTACCTTTAGTAGCTCTCAAGGATGCCAGCAAATACAgttttaaataagaatttttagAACCCACTTATCTTACTTGATccttcactggtaaaatatatgAGTACTTCACATGAGTATCATGCTAATTTATATGGACTTGGCTGCAAAACTTGAGGGCTCCAAtgacattacaatatatatatggtttatgtcTTCAGTTATTAccagaatattattattgtagcttggatattattttgttttctgcttTAACAATATaagtgttttttattatatttagcaTATATAATGACTCAATTTTATGgtaatgtatttcattttctcCTCCATAGTGCGATTAGTGTTGAGATGTACTACATCTTCTCTACTTTATGGGGTCGTGAGCAGTATACCCTGTACGGAATCTTAGGTGTTGTGTTTGTTATTCTACTTAGCGTCACAGCTTGTGTGTCCGTTGCTCTCACTTATTTCCAGCTTGCAGCAGAGGATTATAGATGGTGGTGGAGGTCCATCTTTAGTGCTgggtaagtaatgcctacaaaaAAATTATGCTTCACTTGTTAAATTGATTGTAACTATTTTTATTGCTTAATAcaatttataatcatttatatttgtaatgccTGTTGAATGGAAAAATTTAAGGCCCTATAATAGTAGGCCTcgtgataaacaaaaaaagaattggCAAAGAAAAGCAGGGCTTGATCCTAGCTGTGACTAGTAGATGAAGGAGCAGCCTTTTTGAAGTCTTTCTTCTGACAATGCATTCACTGTCCCCTTCTTGAGCAGGGAGCCAGGTATAGAGTGCTATCATTTCCCAAGATAGTATTGCTACCTTTCAACCTAAATTCCCTGATCTGTATATGGCAAGGACAGGATTACCCTGAACCTTTCTTAGAGTATGGTTTGACAGAGCAAACTAAACTCTGTCACAGGACCCCAGCTGCTACATCCCAGTGCTATGCTGTATGAGATTAAAGGAGTCAGCCTTTCTCTCACTTTTGATATATAACCCGCCAGTTTTTCACTATAAGCACAGACTTATGTGACATGGTTAGGTTTGCAACTCTGCATGTTCCTTAGGCTTTATCTTAGCTAATTAGCATTAACACTAACCCTATAAAGCCTGTCTAAACACattaccaaataatttaaaagaatcaaattatgtataaaatattgGAAATGAAAGAAGCAAACACTGATAAAGCTATATTCCCAGAGGATTAAAAAGTTAATTACTCAGCCACACATATCAAGCCAGCGATCCAGGAAGATTACTCCAACGATTGCTCAGTACTTCAAAATGAAGAATTTGTTTTACGTCACTTAACTCGGCACTATTGTGGCAAAGacagaaataaatgataaatgataaagataaatggaaaattaTGTAAATGCTGAAGTAAAAATCCCTCTTTGAAATAAACTCCAGGTAAACAGTAACCACAGGTGCTAGCACAACACTATTGAATCATGAGAAGTGTGGTAGGTAATTTACACACAACCCCAGGATCTAGATGGCATTTGTATAGCGAGACAACCATCTATGTGACTGATGAAAGACCGTGAATCTGGGAACATTCAGGACACACACCTGGCATACAGAGGTATGATTTGCAGGTGTTTCAAAAATTTGGTTAAAATTTCCTTGTAGTTCATTATATTACACTACAATACAATATTTTAAGAATTTAATAATAGATGTTTCCTTTCAGATCAACTGGTGGCTTTGTTTTGATGTATTGCTTTTTCTACTACATGAAGAGGTCCAACATGTCAGGTGGTCTTCAGACAATTCAGTTTGTAGGATGGTCAATCCTCACCTGCTATGTCTTCTTTTTAACGCTTGGC
The genomic region above belongs to Macrobrachium nipponense isolate FS-2020 chromosome 39, ASM1510439v2, whole genome shotgun sequence and contains:
- the LOC135210182 gene encoding transmembrane 9 superfamily member 1-like, yielding MYYIFSTLWGREQYTLYGILGVVFVILLSVTACVSVALTYFQLAAEDYRWWWRSIFSAGSTGGFVLMYCFFYYMKRSNMSGGLQTIQFVGWSILTCYVFFLTLGTVSFFASLSFVKYIYRNIKMD